A stretch of DNA from Acanthopagrus latus isolate v.2019 chromosome 7, fAcaLat1.1, whole genome shotgun sequence:
tgGTTTCTGACTATATTTTGTGAGAGTTTCTGTACAAAGTCTGTATTTCCTGTACGATGCACTGAATAATAGTGACATTCAAGATTCATCCcattaataaaatgttgtaaCTGGATGCTACACTGACCGATTTAAATCAGAGACAATCCGGACAAGTTAAAGAACCTTTTAATTAGGTGCAGGGCTATAGCGACCATGgaggacactgaggtcatgtttttaacatcttttgTGGTGGCCTTGAGGGAGTTAATATTccacagataaaaacataagACATGGATATTTTATTTGGTTCATTACAGTATTTCTCATCTGCATACTTTATATACATTTGTTGACTTTACATgcaaaaaatgaagaaatgtgaagtgtGGAGAAAACTTTCAAACCACGTAATAATGGGGGATGAAAGAGTAAGACTTGAATAAAGTGTGAAAAATCCAGACTATAAAATAACTTTCTGGGGGGTTTTGGGGGGGGTTGATGACCTCAATGTCTTGGCTACGGCCCTGACAACCTAGCTAATATAACATTTTGCCACAAAATGTGTCTAACGTGATGCAAGAATGTTCTCTGCATGAATATTTGGCTTTTTGGTTGACATTTTCTGCGTCATCGCCCACAGAACAATACCTCACTGAACATACCTCACTGACTGCCAGAAAAATCTGTACTCCTGCAACTGGTGATGATATTAACAGCATATTTCCCACAGCTGCTCCCTGTCATATTCTTGCTACTTTCACCGTCTTTACAGTGATTCAGTAGGGTTGCGTGAAGGCATTTCAATATTTGTTCCTGGTGTGCGCTAATGCTTCTTGGTTGTCATTGTATTACAACTTATTTTGTGACATTGTTTCTGCTGACAGTCTGATGCCGTCTGTCTGTTACATGCAGATATTTAAAACACGTACATTTCTGATCCATAGTACAGTAAATGATGCATGATCTGTTCCCTCAGATTCCCTCACTCCACACACAAGTTCAACCAGTGCCAAATTCATCATGACCTCAACATATTTTTGAAGGAGTGAAAGTTGATGAACTTGACAAACCCTTTTCAAAGTCCTGCCTTCAGCTTGGGTCCTGAAGTTACCCGTGGAGCTACGTGTTGTCATTCAAAAGCACTGCGTGTTCCTCCCAGAGAATTATATGTGCTGTTTGTGaaattttatttaaagatttttgtgtctctgaaaaataaatgttgttcaCACTGGCATGCTGGCCTTGCTGCAGTTTGTACATCACAGACAGGAGATACATgcctctgaaaatgaaaacagcaggtgacaaaaacaatgaaaaatctaaatatttataACGTGGGGAAACAAAAAAGGCCTGCTTGAGTTCTAGCTGTTCACAATCAGGGGTTGTGTGGAAATGTGTGCGAGTGAGTAAAGGAATTGAAACAATGAGTGcattgtggtgtgtgtgtgtgtccacatttGGGTCATTACACTCCAATACTGGTCGAAGTGAGCAGAAAGTTCACATAGAATTCAGCTTGATTACAGACATgtatcttttcaaaataaaattattgaGGTCTGGTTGCAATGATGAAAACCCCATACACATATTGTAAAGCAAACAGTATGATATGATTGGGCTTTTTTGTGCAGTGAATTATGTGTCTGGTCGTGCTAAAATGATTAGTGTAAGAGTCGATTAGATGACCTATCAAAAAAATTAgtgtaaattacatttataaaaagttttttttttttttttgacgcaATAGCTGATTTGTCACTACTTCAGATTCAATtgttatattttaatgaaatcaaaaatcaaaacatgattcAGCAGTTGATGGCTGACAAAATGAGCCCTTACTAATTGTATTGGTGCAAAATAATCCTAACTCACCGGAATTCTGAGGAGCTCAactcttaaaggtgcaacatgtaagaaatttagttgaaaagaaaatactaaAAGTACCAAAGTGCTctgcagaatgtgaagaaataacagattGTACCTGTTGACTGGTGTGGACCTATGTTTGCATGCTCCAGAGAAAGCCAGCCACCCGGATCCTGAGATGAATTCTTTCTCCATTACAAAGGTCAAGCTGAACTATTCATTTGAGTGAGGGAGTGAATCATTGCACAAAGCCCTGTAAAAAGATCTACAACCCTTGCAGGTTAGCTCTAGCATGAGTGAAGCCCTGCATTAATCCCTGTAGCACAGTCAGACTGTAGCCTCCTTTGTGGTTTATGGGAAAGACTTGCATGACTTAATTTCAGGCTTTTGATTTACAATACATGTCATGTCATAAGGCAGCTGTATATGATGCATCGCTACCCAGTGGATCAGCGTATTCATGTCCACTCATCACACAGCTGAGGGTTACGTAAGAGCAGACAAAAGAACCGGTTCGCATCCACAAGAGTAAGGGACCGACGAGCTCACCCCGCCCCCGTCTCAAACACACCagtcctcctccccctgctcacCCTCACTCACCAGCGATCTACTACAGCTGCACGCGTCTCTGAGCGCCGTCTGGAATCTGGAAAGTCCTTCAAAATGACGATGACACTGGCTTACTGGGATATCCGCGGGGTGAGTTCAGCTGTCTTCTCTGCTGTAGCTAACACAACTTCTTTTGTTGGCGGCTGCCGGCGGAGCTCCACCAGCACCCCGGTGCAACACAGGCGGTGCTGCCGTCGTACAAACTCTCTGTATCCACTGCTAAATATCTTAAAACTGAATTCTGGACTCATAAAGTCCACAGTTCATTTTCGTGTTAGCAGAGACTCGCTCGGTAAAGTGTTGTGTAACTGCAAAACGCCCGCGTGCACGTGCTCAAAATGATATCATTGTCAGTAACGGTCGCAACGACCTGCAAACCCGAATCAAACATTCtgcggctaacgttagctaagaTGCTAGCTTACACACCAGACTTTTCCATGAGTCGCAGCCAAAATTATCATGCGCACCGAATAATTGAGCTCCTGCCATCCAAGAGCAATTTTTTACAGTGGATTTTAAGGGCTGTAAGGTAAGTGGGACATGCATTCCCCCCCACTTAATCTGCTCATAAATCATGTGGCCACCTTCCCTTCAAATGGCAGAAAAAGACGTCAGAAAAAGTGAGCAACACGGTGAGAATAAGTTGAAATGAGGGCAGCTGTAAACATAACAGCTGTTTTCAAGTCCTTCAATATGCCTCAATCACAATGAGTCAGctacatcatcaggaggacgGTCAAAATAATGTGAACCTCCCCCTATAAGTCACCAGAGCCCTGATAAAGTAAAGGCATCTTTTGTATGAAAACGTAAACATTCTATTAAACTGTGCAAACGAAACAATGATACACACTATTTACATGTTGTAAATTGATATCTatttttcttccatctgttcAATCAAATAATCGACTTAATTTTATTTACCAGGTATGATTAGATCTTTACGCCCTGAAAGCTAAATTGATAAACTTGTGTTTAACTTCAATAGCAGTCTACCGATGACATAcgttgacattttctttttataagtAACTGGAAAACTGTTGAACTAAACCTTTTTATCAACCTTGTCTGTCATCCCTGTGTTTTGGATACATGTGCAGCTCGCCCAGCCCATCCGCCTGCTGCTGGAGTACACCGGCACCAAGTATGAGAACAAGTTTTTCTCCTGTGGTGAAGGTAACTTACCCGTTTCAGCTATTTTAATTTTAACCAGATAGGTGGTCCAAGTGCCCTTACAACATGCCAACTTACTCGTTTAACCCACACTTTTCTCCCACCAGCCCCAGACTATGACAAGAGCTGCTGGTTTGATATAAAACCAAAGCTTGGAATGGACTTTCCCAATGTAAGTGAGTTTGACctttttgaaagaaatgttgtGGATACCAGTTGAAGTTGTTATACAGGTGGGTTTAAATCATCAACAAATAATTTCTCAATAATGTCTCACCATAGCTGCCCTACTTGGAGGATGGAGACAGGAAGATTGTGCAGAGCAATGCTATCATGAGATACATTGCTCGCAAGCACAATATGTGtaagtattttgtgtttattccacatttgtatattttgtcTTGGATATGATATATCCACCTTGGATGTCTTATTTCAAAACTTTCAAAACACGCCATTATTCCACGAGTGTCCCAATAATCTGATGTGATCACAGGCGGAGAGACGGAGGACGAGAAGGTCCGCGTGGACATCATGGAAAACCAGTCAATGGACTTCCGGAATGGGTTTGTGAGGCTGTGCTACACTGACTTTGTGAGTACTAAATTTAAGGTTTAATAACAAAGATTTAGtcattttacatattaaacAATGCCAGCGTCACCGCTCTGACTTCAGGACAAGATGAAGCCAGGTTACCTTGAGGCGCTGCCTGGCACACTGAAGCAGTTCTCGGATTTCTtgggagacaggaagtggttcGCTGGTGACAAGGTATGTATCTCCTTAAGCATGGGAGGCTTcatatgtcatttttaaagctgaaacactCAGGTTTTGACATAAAATATGGGCGTATGGAGTTGATATAGTCACTTTAGTACAATATTACTTATTAACACGCCCAGGAGACACAAAGCTGCATTAGCATTCACATTTGGagttgttttgaaaaatattagCAGGATAGGCAgcataaaataaattaattcaagcTTTTTGGACTGAAAAAAAGCTGCCTGCTGTTCCTGGAGAATAAGCAGTAAATTTGTGGGttgaaaaaccaaaacatgagcaTGCAAGTGATTTGACAGATCagtttatataaaacaaatgatttgctgcagctttaaagtctAGTTTAAGCCTTTAATTTGCTTTcaacttgtttatttataacTTTCTCTACAATAGATCACCTTTGTGGACTTCATTATGTACGAGCTGTTGGATCAACACAGGATGTTTCATCCTACTTGCCTGGACGACTTCAAGACACTCAAAGATTTTTTGAACCGATTTGAGGTGAGAACACTCagctttttttcaaacagattGAAAAAGCACATTGATACTCTAATACTGAATGTTAAAGAAGGGGATGTCTtgcactgttttttcttcatgtgtcacagtgtgatTGCTGTAGGTGAACAGTGCATATGCAGAATTGCTTCTGTGCAGCTCTTGCCATGAATATAATGTAACtcacaattattattaattagAGGTGGGTAATAATATTGATTCATCAAGGCATTGCAATATATTTGCAAGCAGCGGCCCCCGACCACCCACTGTTCCTCGCCGGACGCCTCTCGGTCCCCGTGTCCAGCAACTGGAAGCGCCTCATCCGAGACCTCGCTCGAGGGTTTCGGAGGCTGTAAACTCCCAGTTCAGCCAGTCTCACAATGGCTGCTGCACCATGCGCCCGCGGGTACACTGTCctccggggagagagggggatcAGTGTCAATGTTATACCCCATCGCATCTAGCGGATGGGTGGAGGGACCGCGGTTATGTCTTATGTCTTATGTTTATGTCTATGTCAGACTGTATCTCAGCTAAACTATGGTTGCACTATTTTATATCTAAAAAAAagtgtgcctttgtttacatttcagtttgaactagaacttcctagaggaaagatttataattgaagattacttttttgaatttaaaaattatcaacaggtactctaatgaattatttgtttattactgcTTATTACTGGATCAATATAGAAGCATTTAAATCAGTATTGAATCGAATTGATTTTGAATCGAATTGCGACTTGAAGAATCGAAATTGAAATCCTATCATGAGGTTCTTAACAATACCCAGTCCTACTCACAATAGCTTGGTATAATATGTCAACACAGGCTCTGGAGAAGATTGCTGCCTACATGAAGTCAGACAGGTTCATGAAGACTCCTGTCAACAACAAGATGGCCAAGTGGGGGAACaagaaagaataaagaaaatgcaTTCACGCCTTACAGAAGCAATTAAGAGTTCTCAAGTGCAACTGACTCAATAACCCCGTAAATCAGGAATAGAAAAGTTGTTCtgtgatttgtctttttataagCTGTTAAATAGCTGATTGTGTAGATTTTTTGATCACATTTCAAAATTTACAGTTCTGAGATCATTTTTAGTTGAACTGTTAAAAAAAGTCCAATTTAATACTGGAAGTTTGAACGTAAGTagaaactttattttgatttaaagcaCTTAATTTCTTTGTTACATCTGAGACAGATTGTTTTTGACAATAAACCTTGTATGCACTTTGTTTGGGACTCACTTTTAAATTCACTGTCATGCACACAATACATGCCACCTTCAAATCAACTGAAAGAAATACAATATAGAGTATAAGTTAAtgcagctgaactgaactgttaCCAAATTAATCCAACTGTAGTATAGTTACCTAATTTTGTTTAAGCACAATTGCGAAAGTATACACAGTTTGCTTGAAAGTAcatcataaacagaaaaattacagtaaaatgatttAGTAACTTACAAATCacaattttttcattttttatttgttttaaactttgCCTATGGCCTAGTCCACACGTACACAAGTATTTTTTGGAAACAgggttttaaaaacattctaTCCATTTCAGGAATTATCTCTGTCCAGTCTAACAGAAAATGACAATGCACACGTCATGGTCATTTACGTGCAGTGGGCATATGCATTCTgttgaaaacaggaagcagatggTACACTCTGGTCGGTTGCCTGGTTCCATAAAAATACACTGACAGAAGCGGGAAAACGTGACAGCTTTTCACAGAATCGTCTTGGATAACTTTGTCAGCAAAACATTGTAAGCAGccatttttgtctcttttccattaatgtattttca
This window harbors:
- the LOC119022685 gene encoding glutathione S-transferase Mu 3-like isoform X2; the encoded protein is MDFPNLPYLEDGDRKIVQSNAIMRYIARKHNMCGETEDEKVRVDIMENQSMDFRNGFVRLCYTDFDKMKPGYLEALPGTLKQFSDFLGDRKWFAGDKITFVDFIMYELLDQHRMFHPTCLDDFKTLKDFLNRFEALEKIAAYMKSDRFMKTPVNNKMAKWGNKKE
- the LOC119022685 gene encoding glutathione S-transferase Mu 3-like isoform X1; protein product: MTMTLAYWDIRGLAQPIRLLLEYTGTKYENKFFSCGEAPDYDKSCWFDIKPKLGMDFPNLPYLEDGDRKIVQSNAIMRYIARKHNMCGETEDEKVRVDIMENQSMDFRNGFVRLCYTDFDKMKPGYLEALPGTLKQFSDFLGDRKWFAGDKITFVDFIMYELLDQHRMFHPTCLDDFKTLKDFLNRFEALEKIAAYMKSDRFMKTPVNNKMAKWGNKKE